Proteins from one Prinia subflava isolate CZ2003 ecotype Zambia chromosome 4, Cam_Psub_1.2, whole genome shotgun sequence genomic window:
- the SINHCAF gene encoding SIN3-HDAC complex-associated factor isoform X2, which yields MFGFHKPKMYRSIEGCCICRAKSSSSRFTDSKRYEKDFQNCFGLHEARSGDICNACVLLVKRWKKLPAGSKKNWNHVVDARAGPSLKTTLKPKKMKTLSGSRIKSNQISKLQKEFKRHNSDAHSTTSSASPAQSPCYSNQSDDGSDTELSAGASRTPVFSFLDLTYWKRQKVCCGIIYKGRFGEVLIDTHLFKPCCSNKKSATEKPEQEGPQSPAISTQEEW from the exons ATGTTTGGCTTTCACAAACCGAAGATGTACCGGAGTATAGAGGGCTGCTGTATTTGCAGAGCTAAATCTTCAAGTTCTCGTTTCACGGACAGCAAACGTTATGAAAAGGATTTCCAGAATTGTTTTGG GCTCCATGAGGCTCGCTCAGGAGATATTTGCAATGCCTGTGTTCTTTTGgtgaaaagatggaaaaaattacCAGCAGGATCCAAAAAGAACTGGAATCAC GTGGTAGATGCCAGGGCTGGACCCAGCCTTAAAACAACATTGaaaccaaagaaaatgaaaactctgTCTGGAAGCAGAATAAAGAGCAATCAAATCAGCAAACTGCAAAAGGAATTCAAGCGGCACA ATTCTGATGCCCACAGCACGACCTCGAGTGCCTCCCCGGCTCAGTCGCCCTGTTACAGTAACCAGTCAGACGATGGCTCTGACACGGAGCTGAGCGCTGGGGCCAGCAGGACACCAGTGTTCTCCTTCCTAGATCTCACCTACTGGAAAAG GCAAAAGGTCTGCTGTGGAATTATTTACAAAGGGCGTTTTGGAGAAGTCCTCATAGACACTCATCTCTTCAAACCTTGTTGTAGCAATAAAAAGTCTGCCACTGAAAAGCCAGAACAAGAAGGACCCCAGTCTCCAGCAATCTCCACCCAAGAGGAGTGGTGA